TCTTCGCCGGGCCGGACGGGCTCGACCTGGCGGCCGTGGTGGTCACCGGCGGCATGGCCAGGAGCCCCCGCATGGCGGACGCGCTCGTCTCCGCCCTCTCCTTCCTCGCGCCGGTGGAGATCGTCACCGGGCTCGAGGAGATGCACGCCCTGGCCCAGGGCGCCCTCCTGGCCCTGCGCGGCGAGGTCCCGATGCGCAGCTACGCCGAAGAGACGGAATAGGGCCTCTCCCTCAGCCGCCGGTCTGCCCTGCCGGGGGATGGAGCCTGCCCTTGCCCTTGTGCTCGGGCTTGCGCAGGTAGAGCACGTAGGCGCCCTCCACGGCCATGGCCAGTCCGGCCATGCCCGCCAGGACCCAGAGGTGGGAAGGGTTCGTGCCCGCCACGTGGTCGAGGAGCACGGCGAAGGCGGCCAGGCAGCCGAGGCAGCCCGCGGCCGCGAGCGGACGGCTTGCCCCCACGCGCCGGGCGAGCACGAAGGCCGCGGCGTTGACCGTGGCGAAGATGATCAGGAAGCCCGCGCTGGCCATGGTGGAGATGCTCGACAGCCCGCCCAGGTTCGCCAGGAGCAGGGACAGCCCCGCGGTGATGAGCAGGCCGACCACCGGCTTGTTCCAGACCCTGTCCTCCAGAAATTCCGGCAGCTCGCCCGAGGTGGCGATGACGTAGCTGAGGCGCGCCGCGCCGTAGAGCGTGGCGTTGATGGCCGAGAGCGTGGCCAGGACCGCGGACACGGCCACGATGCGGTAGCCGAAGGCGCCGAGCGCCGGGCGGGCCGCCGCGGCCAGGGCGTAGTCCTCGGCCTGCGCGATGGTCTGGGGCGAAAGGCAGCCCACCGTGACCACGGCGATGAGCACGTAGAGCAGGGTCACGAAGCCTACGGCCGTGAAGTAGGCGCGCGGCAGGGTGCGGGCCGCGTCGCGCACGCCGCCCGCGGCGTTGGCGATGAGCTCGAAGCCCTCGTAGGCCACGAAGATGACCATGCCCGAGCCGATGATCGTGGGCAGGGGCTTCCAGACCGCGGGGGAGAGGCGCGCGGGGTCCACGTAGAAGAGCCCGGAGACGGCCACGAGCAGCAGGATGGCCACCTTGAAGCCCACGATGTAGGTCTCCGCCCGGCTGATGACCGAGGCCGCGGCCAGGTTCAGGAGCGTGGGCAGGACCACGGCCAGGCTTATGAGCAGGTGCACCGTGAGCGGCGAGTGCCAGGCCCCGGGCAGCAGCGTCACGGCGTAGTGGCCGAAGGCGTAGGCGTAGAGCGCCAGGGTGACGATGTAGCCGATGAGCAGCAGGTTGTTCACCACGCCGGTGAAGTAGTCCACGCCGAAGGCGGTGTTGACGAAGACCACGCTGCCCCCGGCGCTCGGAAAGGCCACGGAGAGCCGCGTGTAGCAGTAGGCCGTGAGCAGCGCGAGCAGCCCGCCCGCGAGGAAGGCCACGGGCACGCCGCCGCCCGCGAGCGTCGCGGCCAGGCCGAGCACGGCGAAGATGCCGCCCCCCACCATGCCGCCCACGCCGATGGCCACCGCCCCCCACAGCCCGACCTCGCCGGGCCTGTCCTGTCCATCTCCCTGGCTGCCGCCGCGAGCCTTGCCGTCCGCCATGTCCACCTCCGAACTCGGGATGCCACTGCCTAGCACGCGCGGGCCGCAAGGGAAACCCGAGGCGGGAAAATCGCGCCCCGCATTGGACTTCGACCCGCGAAGGGCTTATGCAGTAGGGAATCGGAGAAAGCCCCGGCACCGCTCCCGACAGGGCCGCCCGGCCCGGGCGGGGAGGCGGGCCGACACGCACGAGACGCACACGGGAGGCAGACGATGAGCTGCGAGAGGAAGATAGTGTCCCCGAGTTCCTTCACCACCCTGTTCCTGGACGTGGGCGGCGTCCTGCTGACCAACGGCTGGGACCGCCACGCGCGCAGCGAGGCCTGCGCGACCTTCGGCCTGGACAAGGACGAGCTCGACGAACGCCACCACCTGACCTTCGACACCTACGAGGAAGGCAAGCTGAGCCTGGACGACTACCTCACGCGGCTGGTCTTCTATACGGAGCGCCCCTTCTCGCGCGAGGACTTCACGCAGTTCATGTTCTCGCGCTCCAAGCCCTTCCAGGAGATGATCGACCTGTGCTGCTCGCTCAAGGCCGCGCACGGGCTGCAGGTGGCCGTGGTCAGCAACGAGGGCCGCGAGCTGACCGAATACCGCATCCGGACCTTCGGCCTGAACAACTTCGTGGACTTCTTCATCTCCTCGTGCTTCGTGCACTTCAGGAAGCCCGACCACGACATCTACAAGATCGCCCTGGACATCGCCCAGGCGCGGCCCGAGCAGGTGGTCTACCTCGACGACCGGGAGATGTTCGTGCAGGAGGCGCAGGGGCTGGGCATCCATTCCATCCACCACACGGGCTACGAGTCGACGCGCAAGGCGCTGGCGGACATCGGGCTCTCATAGGCAAAAAAACGCTTGTCATTCTGATTCATTGGAAAACACCTCTTATTTTTCTGGCTCTCGGGCCTGAAAAATGGGAGGCTTATAACGCCACGCCCGCCGACAGGGGGCGGACAGGGAGGCGGCCGGTCCGGCCTCCTCCCGTGCGTCTTCCATTCGACCAGCAGCATGCTCGCGGCCCCGGGGGGGGCACCGATGGACGACACTGCGCAGGAACCCACAGCTGACGACGCCAAGGCGGCGGCGCCCGCGCCCGCCGCCACGGACGGGAAGGGACGGCTTCCCTTTCCGGTCGTGGCCTTCGGCGCCTCGGCCGGCGGCTTCGAGACGCTGAAGATCATCCTCCAGGGCCTGCCCCCGGACCTGCCCGCGGCCTTCGTCGTCCTCACCCACACATCCTCCCAGATGAAGAGCCATCTGGCAGAGGCCCTGGCGAGCTTCTGCCGCATGCCCCTGCGCGAGATCACGCAGGACATGACGCCCAGGCCCGGCACGCTGCACGTGCCGCCGGGCGGGGTCGACGTGGCCCTCGAGGAGGGGCTCTTGCGCCTCCTGCCCCAGGGCAAGGACCCGCCGCACCGCGGCATCGACCGCTTCCTCGCCTCCCTGGCGCTCCAGCAGGGCGACGCCGCCGTCGCCGTCATCCTCTCGGGCGCGGGCAGCGACGGCACCCTCGGCATCCGCGCGGTCAAGGCCTCGGGCGGCCTGGTCATCGTCCAGGAACCCGCGGACGCCCTGCACGACGGCATGCCGGGCAGCGCCGCGGCCACGGGCATGGCGGACGTCATCCTGCCCGCGGACCATATCGGCCCCTATCTGGTGAAGGCCCTGGGCTCCCGCTTCCTGGCCAGGGGCGCGGGCTCCGTCCCGCGCGAGGCCGCGGGGAGCGAGGAGGAGCTCGGCCGCATCATCTCCCTGCTGCGCGAGCACACGGGCCACGACCTTTCCGGCTACAAGCGCAGCACCATAGCCCGCCGCCTGCACAAGCGCATGCTGCTCACCGGCAAGGAGAGCCTGGATGCCTATGCGGCCGAGCTGGAAGAGAACCCCGAGGAACGCGGCAGGCTCTTCAACGACCTGCTCATCGGCGTGACCTCCTTCTTCCGCGACGAGGAGGCCTTCGCCGTCCTGCGCGACAAGGCCCTGCCCGCGGTCTTCGCCGGGCGGGGACGCGAGGACGTGGTCCGGGTCTGGGTGGCGGGCTGCTCCACGGGCGAGGAGGCCTACTCCGTGGCCATGCTCCTCGAGGAGTACAAGAAGGCGACGGGCGCCGAGTGCGGCATCAAGATCTACGCCACCGACGTCGACAAGAACGCGGTGGCCTCCGCGCGCAAGGGCAGCTACCCGCTGCGCGCGGCAAAGGGCCTTTCCCAGGAACGGCTCGCGGACCACTTCTTCTGCAACGAGGAGAGCTGCCTCGTCTCCCCGAAGCTGCGCGAGAACATCGTCTTCGCCTACCACGACGTGCTGCGCGACCCGCCCTTCCTGGACATCGACATCCTCGTCTGCCGCAATTTCCTGATCTACCTGACCGCCGAGGTCCAGGCCAGGCTCCTCCCGCTCTTCTCCTACGCGCTGAGGCCCGGCGGCTATCTCCTGCTCGGCCCGGCCGAGAGCGTGGGCGACAGCTCCGGCCTGCTCGAGCCCGTTGACGCCAAGTGGCGTCTGTTCAGGAACAAGCGCCTGCCCGGAGACGTGCCCGAGCTGCCGCTGCGCGCCGCCAGGCGCTTCAGCTTCGACAGCGGCCTGTTCGAGGAGAAGGACGCGGGCAAGCGGCTGGACCCGGCCCAGGTGGCCACGCAGGCCCTGCTCAGGCGCTACTCCCGTCCCGCCGCCCTGGTGGACGCGGGCGGCAAGATCGTCCACCTGAACGGGGACGTCCGTCCCTTCCTGGAGCTTCCCGAGGGCGCGCCGAGCCTCGTGGTGCACAAGCTCGCGCGTCCGGCCCTGCGGCCCCACCTGCGCGCCGTCATGGACTCCGCCCTGCGCGACCGGCAGTCCGCGACCTCGGCCCCCCTGCGCCTGGAGCGCGACGGCCGGGAGATGGTCAGGATCGCGGCCGATCCCGTGCTGAGCACGGGCGGGGGCGTGGATTTCCTGCTCGTGTCCTTCGAGGAGGTCGATCCCGCCAGCCTCCCCGCAGGCTGCCAGGGCCAGGAGAGCCTGGGCGAGAACGAGCTGATCACGCGCTACGAGGCGGAGCTGGAACGCACCAACGACCAGCTGCAGAATGCCGTGGAAGGCTACGAGACGCTGAACGAGGAGCTCAAGGCCTCCAACGAGGAGCTCCTGAGCATGAACGAGGAGCTGCAGTCCTCCAACGAGGAGATGGAGGCCTCGCGCGAGGAGCTGCAGTCCCTGAACGAGGAGCTGACCTCGCTCAACAGCGAGCTCGAGGACAAGCTCGCACAGCTGGCCGAGGCCCAGGGGTTCGTGGAGAACCTCCTGACCAGCACCAACCTGGGCACCGTGGTCCTGGACAAGGACCTCAGCGTGGTGCGCTTCACCCCGGCGGCCACGGCCCTCTTCCACCTGCGGCCGACGGACCACGGCAGGCCCGTCGACCAGATCAAGAGCACCTTCAAGGCGCGCGAGCTCATCCCGGACTGCCGCCGCGTGCTCGAAGGCGGCTCCATCGTGGAGCGCGAGGTCAAGACCTCGTCCGGGGCCTGGTATCTCCAGCGCGCCTACCCCTACCACTCGCCCAAGGGCGACGTGGACGGCGTGGTCCTGACCTTCTCCGACGTGACCGAGCTCAAGAAGGCCGAGGCCGTGCTGCGGCGCAGCAACGAGGAGCTCGAGGCGCAGGTCAACGCGCGCACCGAGGAGCTGCGGGAGAAGGCGCGCCTGCTCGACCTGAGCAACGTCCTCGTGCGCGACATGGAGGACCGCATCACCCTGTGGACCTCGGGCAACGAGCGGCTCTACGGCTGGACCAGGGACGAGGCCCTGGGCAAGGTCGCGCACGAGCTCCTGAAGACCGTCTTCCCCATGCCCCACGAGGAGATCATGGAGACCCTCCGGCGCCGGGAGCGCTGGTCGGGCGAGCTGCGGCAGACCGCCAAGGACGGGAGCCACGTCTACGTTTCGAGCCTGTGGGTCCTGAACCGCGACGCCAAGGGCAGGCCCGCCTCCATCCTCGAGGTCGGCAACGACGCCACGGAACGCAAGAAGGCCGAGGCCGAGATCAGCAGCCTGGCGCGCTTCCCGAGCGAGAACCCGAACCCCGTGATGCGCGTCGCCGGTGATCTCCGCGTGGTGCACGCCAACGCGGCCAGCTCCATCTTCCTCGGCCCCCTGGGCGGGGGCCTTGGCGACGAGTTTCCCGCAGCCTACCGCGACTCCCTGCGCCGGGCCTTCGAAAGCGACGCCATCACCCACTTCGAGGCCACGGTGGAGGGCCGCACCTTCGCCTTCGCGGTCTGCCCGGTGTCCGGCGCGGCCTACGGCGACGAAGACGCCGAGGACTACGCCAACATCTACGGCATGGACATCAGCGCCCGCAAGCAGGCCGAGGAGGAGGTGCGCAGAAGCGAGGAACGGGTGCGCCGCCTCGTGGACAGCGCGCCGGACGCCATCATCGTCCAGTCCGAAGGCCGCTTCGCCTACCTGAACCCTGCGGCGGTCCGGCTCTTCGGCGCCGCGAGCGTGGAGGACCTGCTCGGCCGCTCCATCGTCGAGCAGATGCACCCCGACTTCCGGGACGCGGTGCGCGAACGCATCCGCGTGGTCAACGAACAGCGCATCGGCATGCCGAGCGTGGAGCTGGCCTACCTGCGCCTGGACGGCACCGCCGTGCCCGTGGAGGCCGTCTCCGCGCCCTTCGAGCACCAGGGCAAGCCCGCGAGCCTGGTCTTTGCCCGCGACATCACCGACCGCAGGCGGAGCGAGGAGGAGACGCGGCGCCGGCACGAGCTGGCCGGGGCCATGGCCCGCGTCCGCACGGCCTACATCACGGGCAGGCCGAGCGAGGAGATATTCGGCACGGCGCTCGAGGAGATCCTGCGCCTCTCCGGCAGCGCCTTCGGCTACATCGCCAAGCTGCGCACGGACGGGAAGGGCAGGCAGTACCAGCAGTGCCTGGCGGTCTCGGACATCTCCTGGAACGAGGAGACGCGCCGGTTCTACGAGCAACAGGCCCCGGCGGGCATGAAGTTCTACGCCATGGACGGCCTGAACGCCGCGGCCGTTGTCAGCCGCGCGCCCGTGATCTGCGACGACCCGGCCGGGGACCCGCGCAAGAACGGCAGGCTGCCGGAGGGACATCCGGCCCTCACGACCTTCCTGGGGCTGCCCCTGTTCCACGGCAAGGAGCTCGTGGGCAGCATCGGCCTGGCCAACCGCCCCGACGGCTACGACGAGGCACTGGTCGAGTATCTCCAGCCGCTCCTGGACGGCTATGCCCAGGTCATCGAACGGCTGCGCGCCGAGCGCCTGCTGCACGAGGCCAAGGAGGCCGCCGAGGCGGCCAACAAGGCCAAGTCGGAATTCCTGGCCAACATGAGCCACGAGATCCGCACGCCGCTGAACGGCATCCTCGGCATGCTCCACCTCCTGCAGGACACTCCCCTGGACGACGAGCAGAAGGAGTTCCTGGACAACGCCTCGACCTCCTCCAAGCGCCTCTTGCGCCTGCTCTCCGACATCCTCGACCTGTCCATGGTCGAGTCCGGGAAGCTCTCCATCCACAACGACCTCTTCAGCATGCGCGACCTCGAGAAGTCCGTCTGCGACCTCTTCACCATCGCCGCCCGGGACAAGGGCCTCGCCCTCGAGTTCACGGTGGACGAGCGCCTGCCCGCCCGGCTCGTGGGGGACGAGGCGCGGCTCCGGCAGATCCTCTTCAACCTCGTGGGCAACTCCATCAAGTTCACGGACCGCGGCTTCGTGCGCGTCGAGGCCCACGCCCTCGCCTCGCGGAACATCAAGACGCAGCGCGTCCTGTTCGTGGTCGGCGACTCGGGCATCGGCATCCCCGACTCCGAGCTCTCCAGGATCTTCGAGCCCTTCGGCCAGGTCGAGGGCTCCTTCGTGCGCCGCTTCAGCGGGGCAGGGCTCGGCCTGTCCATCGTGGCCCGGCTGGTGCGCCTGATGGACGGCGAGCTGGCCGTGGAGAGCACCGAGGGAGAGGGCACCACCATGTACCTCTCCCTGCCCCTGGCGCAGGCGAAAAGGAAGGAGGCAGCCGCGAAGTCCGGCCCGGCCGGACAGCCCTCCGGCCGAGGCCTCAAGCTGCTCGTGGCCGAGGACGACGCGGTGAACCGCCTGTCGCTTCGGCGCCTGCTGGAAAAGGAAGGGCATGTGGTGAGCATCGCCGAGAACGGGCAGCAGGCCCTGGCCATGCTCGCCAAGGACGACTTCGACTGCGTGCTCATGGACGTGCAGATGCCGGTCATGGACGGCGTGGCAGCCACGCGCGCCATACGCAGCCTGCCCGCCCACAACCCCAAGTCCGCCGTGCCCATCATCGCGCTCACCGCCTACGCCATGAGCGGCGACCGCGAGAAGTTCCTCGAAGCGGGCATGGACGGCTACCTCGCCAAGCCCGTGGACTACGACGCCCTCTCCTCCGCCCTGGCAGACATCCTGCCCCTGGGCGGAGGCATCCCCGAAGACTAGGCCGTCCCGGAACCCGGGAGGGCAGAGCCCTCCTTCCCGCGCCTCCCACGCCCCTCTCCGCCCGCCGGAAACATTTTTTCCCCGTTCTCTTTGCGCTCGCCGCCAAAGGCGTGCTAGGCTCGTAGGAACCGCCATCCCCTGCTCCGGCCGCCCGGACCGGCCGGGCTTCAGATCAGGAGGACGCATCCGCCATGACCGTTTCCCCGCCGCCCCCTTCCCCCATGGACCAGAAGAAAGGCCTGGGCAGGCGCGCCCTCCTGGCCATAGTGCTCACGCTCTCCGTGGGCATCGGCTCCGTCTACCTCTACGGCCCCCGCGAGCCGGACGTGCGCATCGACTACGACGTCTTCCGCAGCGAGGTGCAGAAGGGCGGGGTCGCTTCCGTGAGCGTGCAGGGAGAGCGCATCGACGGTGTCTTCGCCAAGAAGCACGCCAAGGGCGAGGGCAAGGACAAGGTGGAGTACACGAAGTTCTACACCTTCCTGCCGAGCTTCGGCGACCCCCAGCTCCTCGGCCTGCTCGTGGCCAACGACGTCTCCCTGGCCACCAGGCCCAGGGAACGGAGCGGCTGGATATCCACCCTGCTCATCACCCTGCTGCCCATGCTCTTCATCGGCGGGCTGTTCTACATGCAGTACAAGCGCCTGCGCGGACAGGGCGGCGCGGGCGGGCTGTTCGGCATCGGCAAGTCCAAGGCCAGCCTGTACGACAAGTCCAGGGGCGGAAAGACCTTCGAGGACGTGGGAGGCGCGTCGGGCGCCAAGGACGAGCTGCGCGAGATCATCACCTTCCTCAAGGACCCCGGCCGCCTGTCCAAGCTCGGCGGCAAGCCGCCCAAGGGGGTGCTCCTGGTGGGGCCGCCCGGCACCGGCAAGACCCTGCTCGCCCGCGCCGTGGCGGGCGAGGCGGACGTGCCCTTCTACTCCACCTCGGGCTCCGCCTTCATGGAGATGTTCGTGGGCGTAGGCGCCTCGCGCGTGCGCAGCATGTTCGAGGACGCCAAGAAGAACGCCCCGGCCATGATCTTCATCGACGAGCTGGACTCCATCGGCCGCAAGCGCGGCGCGGGGCTCGGCGGCGGCCACGACGAGCGCGAGCAGACCCTGAACCAGCTCCTGAACGAGATGGACGGCTTCGAGCCCAACGAGAAGGTGGTCGTCATGAGCGCCACCAACCGGCCCGACGTCCTGGACCCGGCCCTGCTCAGGCCCGGCCGGTTCGACCGCCGCATCACCGTGGAGCTCCCCAGCCGCGCGGACCGGACGGAGATCCTCACGCTCTACGCCGCGAACAAGCCCATGGCCGAGGACGTGGACCTGGACGAGCTGTCGCGGGCCACCGCGGGCTTCAGCGGCGCGGACCTGGAGAACCTGCTCAACGAGGCCACCCTCTACGCCATGCGCGAGGAACGCGACGCGGTCGCCGCCTCGGACATCGAGCGCGCCCGCGACAAGGTCACCCTGGGGCTGGAGCGCAAGGGCATGTCCATGACCGAGGAGGAGAAGCGCCTCATCGCCTGCCACGAGGGCGGACACGCCCTGGCCGCAGCCCGGCTGGCCCACGCCGACCCCCTGCACAAGGTCTCCATCATCCCCCACTCCCGCTCCCTGGGCGCGACCCTGCAGCTGCCCGAGGACGAGCGGCACGTCTTCCGCAAGAACTACCTGAAGGACCGCCTGGCCGTGATGATGGGCGGCCGCGCCGCGGAGGTCATGCTCCACGGCACCTTCACCTCCGGCGCGGCCAGCGACCTGCACGAGGCCACCGTCCTGGCCCGGCGCATGGTCCTCGAATGGGGCATGGGCGAGGCCTTCAGCCACGTCGCACTCGGCGGGGAACGCCGCAACGTCTTCCTGGGCGGCGAGATCGCCAGCCGACGCGAATACTCCGAGGAGACCGCCCACCTCGT
The Desulfovibrio sp. X2 DNA segment above includes these coding regions:
- a CDS encoding APC family permease gives rise to the protein MADGKARGGSQGDGQDRPGEVGLWGAVAIGVGGMVGGGIFAVLGLAATLAGGGVPVAFLAGGLLALLTAYCYTRLSVAFPSAGGSVVFVNTAFGVDYFTGVVNNLLLIGYIVTLALYAYAFGHYAVTLLPGAWHSPLTVHLLISLAVVLPTLLNLAAASVISRAETYIVGFKVAILLLVAVSGLFYVDPARLSPAVWKPLPTIIGSGMVIFVAYEGFELIANAAGGVRDAARTLPRAYFTAVGFVTLLYVLIAVVTVGCLSPQTIAQAEDYALAAAARPALGAFGYRIVAVSAVLATLSAINATLYGAARLSYVIATSGELPEFLEDRVWNKPVVGLLITAGLSLLLANLGGLSSISTMASAGFLIIFATVNAAAFVLARRVGASRPLAAAGCLGCLAAFAVLLDHVAGTNPSHLWVLAGMAGLAMAVEGAYVLYLRKPEHKGKGRLHPPAGQTGG
- the ftsH gene encoding ATP-dependent zinc metalloprotease FtsH encodes the protein MTVSPPPPSPMDQKKGLGRRALLAIVLTLSVGIGSVYLYGPREPDVRIDYDVFRSEVQKGGVASVSVQGERIDGVFAKKHAKGEGKDKVEYTKFYTFLPSFGDPQLLGLLVANDVSLATRPRERSGWISTLLITLLPMLFIGGLFYMQYKRLRGQGGAGGLFGIGKSKASLYDKSRGGKTFEDVGGASGAKDELREIITFLKDPGRLSKLGGKPPKGVLLVGPPGTGKTLLARAVAGEADVPFYSTSGSAFMEMFVGVGASRVRSMFEDAKKNAPAMIFIDELDSIGRKRGAGLGGGHDEREQTLNQLLNEMDGFEPNEKVVVMSATNRPDVLDPALLRPGRFDRRITVELPSRADRTEILTLYAANKPMAEDVDLDELSRATAGFSGADLENLLNEATLYAMREERDAVAASDIERARDKVTLGLERKGMSMTEEEKRLIACHEGGHALAAARLAHADPLHKVSIIPHSRSLGATLQLPEDERHVFRKNYLKDRLAVMMGGRAAEVMLHGTFTSGAASDLHEATVLARRMVLEWGMGEAFSHVALGGERRNVFLGGEIASRREYSEETAHLVDNEVKRLLDEAFERASRILKDNRPVLERLIDALLEHEEISGPALAEIVGPADPQ
- a CDS encoding CheR family methyltransferase; amino-acid sequence: MDDTAQEPTADDAKAAAPAPAATDGKGRLPFPVVAFGASAGGFETLKIILQGLPPDLPAAFVVLTHTSSQMKSHLAEALASFCRMPLREITQDMTPRPGTLHVPPGGVDVALEEGLLRLLPQGKDPPHRGIDRFLASLALQQGDAAVAVILSGAGSDGTLGIRAVKASGGLVIVQEPADALHDGMPGSAAATGMADVILPADHIGPYLVKALGSRFLARGAGSVPREAAGSEEELGRIISLLREHTGHDLSGYKRSTIARRLHKRMLLTGKESLDAYAAELEENPEERGRLFNDLLIGVTSFFRDEEAFAVLRDKALPAVFAGRGREDVVRVWVAGCSTGEEAYSVAMLLEEYKKATGAECGIKIYATDVDKNAVASARKGSYPLRAAKGLSQERLADHFFCNEESCLVSPKLRENIVFAYHDVLRDPPFLDIDILVCRNFLIYLTAEVQARLLPLFSYALRPGGYLLLGPAESVGDSSGLLEPVDAKWRLFRNKRLPGDVPELPLRAARRFSFDSGLFEEKDAGKRLDPAQVATQALLRRYSRPAALVDAGGKIVHLNGDVRPFLELPEGAPSLVVHKLARPALRPHLRAVMDSALRDRQSATSAPLRLERDGREMVRIAADPVLSTGGGVDFLLVSFEEVDPASLPAGCQGQESLGENELITRYEAELERTNDQLQNAVEGYETLNEELKASNEELLSMNEELQSSNEEMEASREELQSLNEELTSLNSELEDKLAQLAEAQGFVENLLTSTNLGTVVLDKDLSVVRFTPAATALFHLRPTDHGRPVDQIKSTFKARELIPDCRRVLEGGSIVEREVKTSSGAWYLQRAYPYHSPKGDVDGVVLTFSDVTELKKAEAVLRRSNEELEAQVNARTEELREKARLLDLSNVLVRDMEDRITLWTSGNERLYGWTRDEALGKVAHELLKTVFPMPHEEIMETLRRRERWSGELRQTAKDGSHVYVSSLWVLNRDAKGRPASILEVGNDATERKKAEAEISSLARFPSENPNPVMRVAGDLRVVHANAASSIFLGPLGGGLGDEFPAAYRDSLRRAFESDAITHFEATVEGRTFAFAVCPVSGAAYGDEDAEDYANIYGMDISARKQAEEEVRRSEERVRRLVDSAPDAIIVQSEGRFAYLNPAAVRLFGAASVEDLLGRSIVEQMHPDFRDAVRERIRVVNEQRIGMPSVELAYLRLDGTAVPVEAVSAPFEHQGKPASLVFARDITDRRRSEEETRRRHELAGAMARVRTAYITGRPSEEIFGTALEEILRLSGSAFGYIAKLRTDGKGRQYQQCLAVSDISWNEETRRFYEQQAPAGMKFYAMDGLNAAAVVSRAPVICDDPAGDPRKNGRLPEGHPALTTFLGLPLFHGKELVGSIGLANRPDGYDEALVEYLQPLLDGYAQVIERLRAERLLHEAKEAAEAANKAKSEFLANMSHEIRTPLNGILGMLHLLQDTPLDDEQKEFLDNASTSSKRLLRLLSDILDLSMVESGKLSIHNDLFSMRDLEKSVCDLFTIAARDKGLALEFTVDERLPARLVGDEARLRQILFNLVGNSIKFTDRGFVRVEAHALASRNIKTQRVLFVVGDSGIGIPDSELSRIFEPFGQVEGSFVRRFSGAGLGLSIVARLVRLMDGELAVESTEGEGTTMYLSLPLAQAKRKEAAAKSGPAGQPSGRGLKLLVAEDDAVNRLSLRRLLEKEGHVVSIAENGQQALAMLAKDDFDCVLMDVQMPVMDGVAATRAIRSLPAHNPKSAVPIIALTAYAMSGDREKFLEAGMDGYLAKPVDYDALSSALADILPLGGGIPED
- a CDS encoding HAD family phosphatase, which codes for MSCERKIVSPSSFTTLFLDVGGVLLTNGWDRHARSEACATFGLDKDELDERHHLTFDTYEEGKLSLDDYLTRLVFYTERPFSREDFTQFMFSRSKPFQEMIDLCCSLKAAHGLQVAVVSNEGRELTEYRIRTFGLNNFVDFFISSCFVHFRKPDHDIYKIALDIAQARPEQVVYLDDREMFVQEAQGLGIHSIHHTGYESTRKALADIGLS